From one Branchiostoma floridae strain S238N-H82 chromosome 3, Bfl_VNyyK, whole genome shotgun sequence genomic stretch:
- the LOC118412323 gene encoding uncharacterized protein LOC118412323 — MSSYHWEAQRKQKMLDKRCFPAKGEGGSEVSSVREGGSAQSSQASSPCSSGGSSVMTDSAVSTPPPSPTPPETKKDAIPLDKELQRRLGMLMKREVQQPMSKMVRSNLLKEVDGFHRAMSRRSAKLPGRYTSLDYAQQW, encoded by the exons ATGTCCTCGTACCATTGGGAGGCCCAGAGAAAACAGAAGATGTTGGACAAGCGGTGTTTCCCGGCCAAGGGCGAAGGGGGGTCCGAGGTGTCCTCCGTCCGGGAGGGTGGCTCCGCTCAATCCAGCCAGGCGTCATCACCATGTAGTAG TGGTGGGTCCTCTGTCATGACCGACAGCGCAGTGTCAACCCCACCCCCCTCTCCCACACCGCCGGAAACCAAGAAAGACGCAATTCCGCTTGACAAGGAACTGCAAAGGAGGCTGGGAATGTTGATGAAGAGGGAAGTACAGCAGCCGATGAGCAAGATGGTGAGGAGCAACCTGTTAAAAGAAGTCGACGGCTTCCATCGTGCGATGTCCCGACGATCGGCCAAGCTCCCAGGCCGGTATACCTCTTTGGACTACGCCCAACAGTGGTGA